The following proteins come from a genomic window of Ictidomys tridecemlineatus isolate mIctTri1 chromosome 9, mIctTri1.hap1, whole genome shotgun sequence:
- the Fgg gene encoding fibrinogen gamma chain isoform X1 — MGLSLQPRSLILYLSSLLLFSPACLAYVATRDNCCILDERFGSYCPTTCGIDDFLATYQSNVHKDLQSLEDILNQVENRTTEAKELIKAIQISYNPDQPKKPNMIETATQNSKRMVEEIMKYEALILTHDSSIRFLQEIYNSNNQKILNLKQKVAQLEAKCQEPCKDTVKIYDTTGKDCQDIANKGAKESGLYFIKPLKAKQQFLVYCEIDGSGNGWTVLQKRLDGSVDFKKNWIQYKEGFGHLSPTGTTEFWLGNEKIHLISTQSQIPYALRVQLEDWNGKTSTADYAMFKVGPEADKYRLTYAYFVGGDAGDAFDGFDFGDDPSDKFFTSHNGMQFSTWDNDNDKFEGNCAEQDGSGWWMNKCHAGHLNGIYYQGGTYSKASTLNGYDNGIIWATWKSRWYSMKKTTMKIIPFNRLSITDGQQHHLGGAKQVRPEHEVEIEDK; from the exons ATGGGTTTGTCCCTACAACCCCGGAGTTTAATTCTGTACCTGTCCAGCCTTCTCCTGTTCTCTCCAGCATGCCTGGCA taTGTGGCTACCAGAGACAACTGCTGCATCTTAGACGAAAGATTT GGTAGTTATTGTCCAACTACCTGTGGCATCGACGATTTCCTGGCTACTTACCAAAGCAATGTACACAAGGACCTGCAGAGTTTGGAAGACATCTTAAATCAAGTTGAAAACAGAACAACAGAAGCCAAAGAACTCATCAAAGCCATCCAGATCAGCTATAATCCAGATCAGCCAAAAAAGCCAA ATATGATAGAGACTGCCACCCAGAATTCCAAGAGGATGGTAGAAGAGATCATGAAATACGAAGCATTGATTCTAACACATGACTCTAGTATCCG ATTTTTGCAGgaaatatataattcaaataatCAGAAGATCCTTAACCTGAAACAGAAGGTAGCCCAGCTTGAAGCCAAGTGCCAGGAGCCTTGCAAAGACACAGTAAAAATCTATGATACAACTGGGAAAG atTGTCAAGACATTGCCAATAAGGGAGCCAAAGAGAGTGGCCTTTACTTCATCAAGCCTCTGAAAGCGAAGCAGCAGTTCTTGGTCTACTGTGAAATTGATGGCTCTGGAAACGGATGGACTGTGCTACAGAAG AGACTGGACGGCAGTGTGGATTTCAAGAAAAACTGGATTCAGTATAAAGAAGGATTTGGCCATCTCTCTCCTACTGGCACCACTGAGTTTTGGCTGGGAAATGAGAAAATTCACTTGATAAGCACACAGTCTCAAATCCCATATGCACTCAGAGTGCAATTGGAAGACTGGAATGGCAAAACCAG TACTGCAGATTATGCCATGTTCAAGGTGGGACCTGAAGCTGACAAATACCGCCTGACCTATGCCTACTTCGTCGGTGGAGATGCTGGGGATGCCTTCGATGGCTTTGATTTTGGTGATGATCCTAGTGACAAGTTTTTCACATCCCACAATGGCATGCAGTTTAGTACCTGGGACAATGACAATGATAAATTTGAAGGCAACTGTGCGGAACAGGATGGATCTGGTTGGTGGATGAACAAGTGTCATGCTGGCCACCTCAATGGAATTTATTACCAAG GTGGCACTTACTCAAAAGCATCTACCCTGAATGGTTATGATAATGGAATTATTTGGGCCACTTGGAAAAGCCGCTGGTATTCCATGAAGAAAACCACCATGAAGATAATCCCATTCAACAGACTCTCCATTACAGATGGACAACAACACCACCTGGGGGGAGCCAAACAGGTCAGGCCAGAACATGAGGTTGAAATAGAAGacaaataa
- the Fgg gene encoding fibrinogen gamma chain isoform X2 has product MGLSLQPRSLILYLSSLLLFSPACLAYVATRDNCCILDERFGSYCPTTCGIDDFLATYQSNVHKDLQSLEDILNQVENRTTEAKELIKAIQISYNPDQPKKPNMIETATQNSKRMVEEIMKYEALILTHDSSIRFLQEIYNSNNQKILNLKQKVAQLEAKCQEPCKDTVKIYDTTGKDCQDIANKGAKESGLYFIKPLKAKQQFLVYCEIDGSGNGWTVLQKRLDGSVDFKKNWIQYKEGFGHLSPTGTTEFWLGNEKIHLISTQSQIPYALRVQLEDWNGKTSTADYAMFKVGPEADKYRLTYAYFVGGDAGDAFDGFDFGDDPSDKFFTSHNGMQFSTWDNDNDKFEGNCAEQDGSGWWMNKCHAGHLNGIYYQGGTYSKASTLNGYDNGIIWATWKSRWYSMKKTTMKIIPFNRLSITDGQQHHLGGAKQAGDV; this is encoded by the exons ATGGGTTTGTCCCTACAACCCCGGAGTTTAATTCTGTACCTGTCCAGCCTTCTCCTGTTCTCTCCAGCATGCCTGGCA taTGTGGCTACCAGAGACAACTGCTGCATCTTAGACGAAAGATTT GGTAGTTATTGTCCAACTACCTGTGGCATCGACGATTTCCTGGCTACTTACCAAAGCAATGTACACAAGGACCTGCAGAGTTTGGAAGACATCTTAAATCAAGTTGAAAACAGAACAACAGAAGCCAAAGAACTCATCAAAGCCATCCAGATCAGCTATAATCCAGATCAGCCAAAAAAGCCAA ATATGATAGAGACTGCCACCCAGAATTCCAAGAGGATGGTAGAAGAGATCATGAAATACGAAGCATTGATTCTAACACATGACTCTAGTATCCG ATTTTTGCAGgaaatatataattcaaataatCAGAAGATCCTTAACCTGAAACAGAAGGTAGCCCAGCTTGAAGCCAAGTGCCAGGAGCCTTGCAAAGACACAGTAAAAATCTATGATACAACTGGGAAAG atTGTCAAGACATTGCCAATAAGGGAGCCAAAGAGAGTGGCCTTTACTTCATCAAGCCTCTGAAAGCGAAGCAGCAGTTCTTGGTCTACTGTGAAATTGATGGCTCTGGAAACGGATGGACTGTGCTACAGAAG AGACTGGACGGCAGTGTGGATTTCAAGAAAAACTGGATTCAGTATAAAGAAGGATTTGGCCATCTCTCTCCTACTGGCACCACTGAGTTTTGGCTGGGAAATGAGAAAATTCACTTGATAAGCACACAGTCTCAAATCCCATATGCACTCAGAGTGCAATTGGAAGACTGGAATGGCAAAACCAG TACTGCAGATTATGCCATGTTCAAGGTGGGACCTGAAGCTGACAAATACCGCCTGACCTATGCCTACTTCGTCGGTGGAGATGCTGGGGATGCCTTCGATGGCTTTGATTTTGGTGATGATCCTAGTGACAAGTTTTTCACATCCCACAATGGCATGCAGTTTAGTACCTGGGACAATGACAATGATAAATTTGAAGGCAACTGTGCGGAACAGGATGGATCTGGTTGGTGGATGAACAAGTGTCATGCTGGCCACCTCAATGGAATTTATTACCAAG GTGGCACTTACTCAAAAGCATCTACCCTGAATGGTTATGATAATGGAATTATTTGGGCCACTTGGAAAAGCCGCTGGTATTCCATGAAGAAAACCACCATGAAGATAATCCCATTCAACAGACTCTCCATTACAGATGGACAACAACACCACCTGGGGGGAGCCAAACAG GCTGGAGACGTTTAA